In one window of Pseudooceanicola aestuarii DNA:
- a CDS encoding accessory factor UbiK family protein codes for MQTRSKFLDDMSQLMTNAMGVAQGARDEAETAFGSMFDRLLASRDLVTREEFDAVRLMAQKAREENESLKARLDALEQAAK; via the coding sequence ATGCAGACGCGGTCCAAATTCCTTGACGACATGTCGCAGCTGATGACCAACGCCATGGGCGTGGCGCAGGGCGCGCGGGACGAGGCGGAAACGGCGTTCGGCTCCATGTTCGACCGGCTGCTGGCCAGCCGGGATCTGGTCACGCGGGAAGAGTTCGACGCCGTTCGCCTGATGGCCCAGAAAGCCCGCGAGGAGAACGAATCGCTGAAGGCGCGGCTGGACGCGCTGGAGCAGGCGGCGAAGTAA
- the lgt gene encoding prolipoprotein diacylglyceryl transferase, which produces MLATIPFPDISPEIFTLRLFGMEFALRWYAMAYLVGIVLGWQLARTALRRVTLWPGNTPPMRQAQLDDLLTWLILGIILGGRLGYTLFYQPAYYLSHPLEILRIWEGGMAFHGGALGVLVALLIFARLHRIPTLSAADVLALGTPPGLLLGRIANFINAELWGRPTDAPWGVVFPGQGALCPDGTACARHPSQVYEAGLEGLILGALLIALAFGTGALKRPGLLTGVFVAGYGAARFVVEFFRLADAQFITPGNPHGHVLRLTDTIGVTMGQMLSLPMVIVGLALILWAARRRGPHSA; this is translated from the coding sequence ATGCTCGCCACGATCCCCTTCCCCGATATCTCGCCCGAGATCTTCACCCTGCGCCTGTTCGGGATGGAGTTCGCCCTGCGCTGGTACGCGATGGCCTATCTCGTCGGCATCGTGCTGGGCTGGCAGCTGGCCCGCACCGCGTTGCGCCGGGTCACGCTGTGGCCGGGAAATACGCCGCCGATGCGCCAGGCGCAGCTGGACGATCTGCTGACCTGGCTGATCCTGGGCATCATACTGGGCGGGCGCCTGGGCTATACCCTGTTTTACCAGCCGGCCTATTACCTGTCCCACCCCCTGGAGATTCTGCGCATCTGGGAAGGCGGCATGGCCTTTCACGGCGGCGCCTTGGGTGTATTGGTGGCGCTGTTGATCTTTGCCCGGCTGCACCGCATTCCGACCCTGTCGGCGGCGGATGTGCTGGCCTTGGGCACCCCGCCCGGCCTGCTGCTGGGCCGGATCGCCAATTTCATCAACGCCGAACTCTGGGGCCGGCCGACCGATGCGCCCTGGGGCGTGGTGTTTCCGGGCCAGGGCGCGCTTTGCCCCGACGGGACGGCTTGCGCCCGCCACCCCTCGCAAGTGTACGAAGCCGGACTGGAAGGGTTGATCCTGGGGGCGCTGCTGATCGCGCTGGCCTTCGGCACCGGGGCGTTGAAACGGCCCGGCCTGCTGACCGGAGTGTTTGTCGCGGGCTATGGCGCGGCGCGGTTCGTGGTGGAATTCTTCCGCCTGGCGGATGCGCAATTCATCACCCCCGGCAATCCGCATGGCCATGTGCTGCGCCTGACGGACACGATCGGCGTGACCATGGGGCAGATGTTGTCCCTTCCGATGGTGATCGTCGGACTGGCGCTGATCCTTTGGGCGGCGCGGCGGCGTGGGCCGCACTCGGCATGA
- a CDS encoding class I SAM-dependent methyltransferase: MTALRDQLVARIVRSGPITLADYMADCLLHPQHGYYTTGDPLGAGGDFTTAPEISQMFGELLGLSLAQCWLDQGAPAPFCLAELGPGRGTLMADMLRATRAVPGFHDAMRLVLVEASPPLRAAQARALDGYAPHWVEGVTDLPDLPLFLIANEFLDALPVRQFQRADDHWRERMVGQQDGTLTLGLSGPTRPAALDHRLEDTRPGDIVELAPAASAIAAELGQRLATRGGTALFVDYGDWRSLGDTLQALRHHAPADPLAEPGQADLTAHVDFEQVARAATPAAHSLLTPQGVLLERLGITTRARTLAASLDGRALEDHVAAHRRLTHPQEMGTLFKALALYSPDHRPPPGLEPAAVS, from the coding sequence ATGACGGCGCTGCGCGATCAACTGGTGGCGCGGATCGTCCGCTCCGGTCCGATCACGCTGGCCGACTACATGGCCGACTGCCTGCTGCATCCCCAGCACGGCTACTATACCACCGGCGACCCTCTGGGCGCTGGTGGCGATTTCACCACCGCCCCCGAAATATCCCAGATGTTCGGCGAGTTGCTGGGCCTGTCGCTGGCGCAATGCTGGCTGGACCAGGGTGCCCCGGCACCTTTTTGCCTGGCCGAACTGGGCCCCGGCCGGGGGACGTTGATGGCCGACATGTTGCGCGCGACGCGGGCGGTGCCCGGGTTTCACGACGCGATGCGGCTGGTGCTGGTGGAGGCCTCCCCACCCCTGCGCGCGGCCCAGGCCCGTGCGCTGGACGGATATGCTCCCCATTGGGTCGAAGGCGTGACCGACCTGCCCGACCTGCCGCTGTTCCTGATCGCGAACGAGTTTCTGGACGCGCTGCCCGTGCGCCAGTTCCAGCGCGCGGACGACCATTGGCGCGAACGGATGGTCGGACAGCAGGACGGCACCCTGACCCTGGGGCTGAGCGGTCCGACCCGGCCCGCCGCGCTGGACCACCGGCTGGAGGACACCCGCCCCGGTGACATCGTGGAGCTGGCTCCCGCCGCCTCTGCCATCGCCGCGGAGTTGGGGCAGCGCCTCGCCACGCGGGGCGGCACGGCCCTGTTCGTGGATTACGGCGACTGGCGGTCGCTGGGGGATACCTTGCAGGCGCTGCGCCATCATGCGCCCGCCGACCCGCTGGCCGAACCCGGACAAGCCGACCTGACCGCCCATGTGGATTTCGAACAGGTCGCCCGCGCCGCCACCCCCGCCGCCCACAGCCTGCTGACGCCACAGGGCGTCCTGCTGGAGCGGCTGGGCATCACCACCCGCGCCCGAACCCTTGCCGCATCGCTGGACGGCAGAGCGTTGGAGGATCATGTGGCCGCACATCGACGCTTGACCCACCCGCAGGAAATGGGAACGCTCTTCAAGGCGCTTGCCCTTTATTCCCCCGATCACCGCCCCCCGCCCGGGCTCGAACCTGCTGCTGTATCATGA
- the pgeF gene encoding peptidoglycan editing factor PgeF: protein MTLEILTSDALSPFRHGFFTRRGGASSGVFAGLNCGAGSSDQSEIVAINRARVAAALDVAPDHLAGVHQVHSATAVTVDAPVTDRPRADALVTDRPGLALGILTADCQPVLFADATAGVIGAAHAGWRGALDGVLEATLDAMEHLGAHRADIAAIIGPSISQSAYEVGPEFLDDFLAEDTDNTRFFATGRDGRYQFDLPGYGLHRLRRAGVGHAEWTRHCTYSDPARFFSYRRTTHAGEADYGRLISAIRI from the coding sequence ATGACCCTGGAAATCCTCACCTCCGACGCGCTGTCCCCGTTTCGCCACGGCTTCTTTACCCGGCGGGGCGGGGCGTCTTCGGGCGTGTTCGCGGGGCTGAACTGCGGCGCGGGCTCATCGGACCAATCGGAAATCGTGGCGATCAACCGCGCCCGCGTCGCCGCGGCGCTGGATGTCGCTCCCGACCACCTCGCCGGGGTGCACCAGGTGCATTCCGCCACCGCCGTCACCGTCGACGCCCCGGTGACCGACCGGCCCCGTGCCGACGCGCTGGTGACGGATCGGCCTGGACTGGCCCTTGGCATCCTGACCGCCGATTGCCAGCCGGTCCTGTTCGCCGACGCCACCGCCGGGGTGATCGGCGCCGCCCATGCGGGCTGGCGCGGCGCGCTGGACGGCGTGCTGGAGGCCACGCTGGACGCGATGGAGCATCTGGGCGCCCACCGCGCGGACATCGCCGCCATCATCGGCCCGTCAATTTCGCAATCCGCCTACGAGGTCGGGCCTGAATTCCTTGACGATTTCCTGGCCGAGGACACTGACAACACCCGGTTCTTCGCCACTGGCCGCGACGGCCGCTACCAGTTCGATCTGCCTGGCTATGGCCTGCACCGGCTGCGCCGCGCGGGGGTGGGCCATGCCGAATGGACCCGGCATTGCACCTATTCCGATCCGGCGCGGTTCTTCTCCTACCGCCGGACCACCCACGCGGGAGAGGCGGATTACGGCCGTCTGATCTCCGCCATTCGCATCTAA
- a CDS encoding Hint domain-containing protein, which yields MTIPSIALRKGGRLNTTQRLTSPLPIATRSYFVSYMAKSGVTERAQVTGPVHSAFENACGGFARGTLIATPNGPVAIEDLRPGMQVNTVEHGPMMVSWLGSMTMLPNARAADPVQSRMTRITSERFGPARPFPDLVAGPGARILNRPEALRGAGGQGAIFSPARDFVDGDSVISVKPQSPIEVYHLMTERHATVIAGGLEVETFHPGYGLTELMGPNLLKAFMRLFPHLETPADFGVLSHPRMTRKAVRTLYED from the coding sequence GTGACAATTCCCTCTATCGCCCTGCGCAAGGGCGGCCGACTGAACACGACCCAACGCCTGACCTCGCCGCTTCCGATCGCGACGCGCAGCTATTTCGTCTCCTACATGGCGAAATCCGGCGTAACCGAGCGGGCGCAGGTGACCGGCCCGGTGCATTCCGCGTTTGAAAACGCCTGCGGCGGTTTCGCCCGTGGCACGCTGATCGCCACGCCGAACGGCCCGGTCGCCATCGAAGACCTGCGCCCCGGCATGCAGGTCAACACGGTCGAGCACGGGCCGATGATGGTCAGTTGGCTGGGGTCCATGACCATGCTGCCCAACGCGCGGGCCGCCGATCCTGTGCAATCGCGGATGACGCGGATCACCAGCGAACGGTTCGGCCCCGCCCGCCCCTTTCCCGATCTGGTCGCCGGTCCCGGCGCGCGGATCCTGAACCGGCCCGAGGCGCTGCGCGGCGCCGGCGGCCAGGGGGCGATCTTCTCTCCGGCGCGCGATTTCGTGGACGGGGACAGCGTGATTTCCGTGAAACCGCAAAGCCCGATCGAGGTTTATCATCTGATGACCGAACGCCACGCCACCGTCATCGCCGGCGGGCTGGAGGTAGAGACGTTCCACCCCGGCTACGGGCTGACCGAATTGATGGGGCCGAACCTGTTGAAAGCCTTCATGCGGCTGTTCCCGCACCTTGAGACGCCGGCGGATTTCGGGGTGCTGTCGCATCCGCGCATGACCCGCAAGGCTGTGCGGA